A window from Ardenticatenales bacterium encodes these proteins:
- a CDS encoding TIGR03984 family CRISPR-associated protein encodes MMATKHPFEENPRQWLVQQAQTHNLTYLLAHTDDGVIWGKVNDQGQLITSADVFADLAIPLRAVTVQQLRLFGKDGELLLWKNDDGFQDRLLTDSTAQTNEVEDEAYLLWGQGKKTENGFTWMEEGAQGFYHAVPLSIGQNQEVRLTIRHYIQFDSNGQAHIALSRLVSLDAA; translated from the coding sequence ATGATGGCAACTAAACACCCATTTGAAGAAAACCCCCGTCAATGGCTGGTTCAACAGGCCCAGACACATAATCTGACTTACCTGCTCGCCCACACAGATGATGGCGTTATTTGGGGCAAGGTGAATGATCAGGGGCAACTCATCACTTCCGCAGATGTTTTTGCCGATTTGGCCATCCCGCTGCGAGCCGTTACGGTGCAACAGCTACGCCTCTTTGGCAAAGACGGGGAACTGTTGCTCTGGAAAAATGACGATGGCTTTCAGGACCGCTTGTTAACGGACAGCACAGCCCAAACCAATGAGGTTGAGGACGAGGCCTATCTACTGTGGGGCCAGGGCAAAAAGACAGAGAATGGTTTTACCTGGATGGAAGAAGGCGCTCAGGGATTTTATCATGCGGTTCCATTATCCATTGGACAGAACCAAGAGGTGCGATTAACCATCCGCCATTACATCCAGTTTGATTCAAATGGGCAGGCTCACATTGCCCTCAGCCGTCTGGTTTCGCTGGATGCGGCTTAG
- a CDS encoding RAMP superfamily protein, whose amino-acid sequence MNEPDRHLWLSITLLSDTTFGRGDGVAGMVDAEVQYDAYGLPYLSGKTLKGLLNAACAEVLYGLQSSGCALELWQEAADFLFGQPGSGGEMAKMQVGDAQLPADLRACIQEEFRTLSVKHQHKPTTLEAEWGRLRKKNLETLTDVRRQTAMDGKTGAPKHNSLRAMRVIVRETLFVAELNFNQQPDPRAKQLLAAVVCALTRVGTSRNRGLGRVKVALFDQPMYRWDADKPVAVQAVTSNWLAKFAEEVRRECADV is encoded by the coding sequence ATGAATGAGCCAGATAGACATTTGTGGTTAAGCATTACGCTGTTGAGTGACACCACTTTTGGCCGGGGGGATGGGGTGGCCGGCATGGTGGATGCGGAAGTGCAATATGACGCTTATGGATTGCCCTATCTCAGTGGCAAAACGTTGAAGGGGCTGTTAAACGCAGCCTGCGCTGAGGTCTTGTATGGGCTGCAAAGCAGTGGCTGTGCGCTTGAACTGTGGCAAGAAGCAGCAGATTTCCTGTTTGGTCAGCCCGGCAGCGGAGGGGAGATGGCGAAAATGCAGGTGGGGGATGCGCAACTGCCGGCAGATTTACGTGCCTGCATTCAGGAAGAGTTTCGTACACTTTCCGTCAAGCATCAACACAAACCAACTACCCTGGAAGCAGAGTGGGGCCGGCTGCGAAAAAAAAACCTGGAAACATTGACCGATGTGCGCCGGCAAACGGCCATGGACGGGAAAACCGGTGCCCCCAAACACAACAGTCTGCGGGCCATGCGTGTGATTGTGCGGGAAACCCTGTTTGTTGCTGAACTGAATTTCAATCAACAGCCAGACCCTCGTGCCAAACAATTGCTGGCGGCGGTAGTTTGTGCCTTAACACGAGTCGGCACAAGCCGTAACCGGGGGTTGGGTCGGGTGAAAGTGGCGTTGTTTGATCAACCCATGTATCGCTGGGATGCTGATAAACCTGTTGCCGTGCAGGCGGTTACCAGTAATTGGCTTGCTAAGTTTGCTGAGGAGGTGCGCCGTGAATGCGCTGACGTTTAG
- a CDS encoding DUF1887 family protein, translating into MPLETIPDRLKSDHLFLLVGGNPLPNLVSALLLARSTATIWLLHSKGEDKEPSTQKLAENLEDALQKKNGDWTIRLEPVPTVSNLDIENRIAEILKEIDKHPPGRVGFNYTGGTKPMAIHTYRVMSAKWEQKSPPPVFSYLDPQCLALRIDGGRGVEEAEFSVLKMPAIRQAVALNVDELAALHNFTPTNNQEKWATTDDVPELINLCRALLDLHMTPIGVETWRKWMFDEKLRAVPDPAQYPLLSGVRAAMDGLCGGTATPECIAGILLPHKPSLPSCAKWFIGGWLEAYVHASLRQLQNDFPVEVSVGLQYKQPGLGMSLDLDNAMMFGYQLFALSCMVSDGKNRKGTVKEHLLEVYVRARQLGGDEARVALVCYYDNARLLEQELMRSWDAKGKIRVFGKSELPELSRHLADWLRTTNL; encoded by the coding sequence ATGCCGTTGGAAACGATTCCAGACAGACTCAAAAGTGATCACCTGTTCTTGTTGGTAGGGGGGAATCCGCTGCCGAACCTGGTATCAGCCTTGTTGTTGGCCAGATCAACAGCTACCATTTGGTTGCTTCATTCGAAGGGCGAGGACAAGGAGCCAAGCACGCAGAAGTTGGCCGAAAATCTTGAGGATGCCTTGCAGAAAAAAAACGGTGATTGGACAATACGACTGGAGCCTGTTCCTACCGTGAGCAATCTGGACATAGAGAATCGGATTGCAGAAATCCTCAAGGAAATAGACAAGCATCCACCCGGACGAGTTGGATTTAACTATACGGGTGGGACAAAACCCATGGCCATTCATACTTATCGGGTTATGTCCGCCAAGTGGGAACAAAAATCTCCTCCACCTGTTTTTTCCTACCTTGATCCCCAATGTCTGGCGCTGCGCATTGATGGAGGAAGGGGTGTTGAAGAGGCGGAGTTTTCGGTATTGAAAATGCCGGCAATCCGTCAGGCTGTTGCCTTAAATGTCGATGAACTTGCTGCCCTGCACAATTTTACGCCGACGAATAACCAGGAAAAATGGGCAACGACAGATGATGTCCCAGAACTGATTAACTTGTGCCGTGCCCTACTGGATTTACACATGACCCCGATAGGCGTGGAAACCTGGCGGAAGTGGATGTTTGACGAAAAACTTCGCGCCGTACCAGATCCAGCCCAATACCCGTTATTGAGTGGGGTGCGGGCGGCCATGGATGGTTTATGTGGAGGAACAGCTACGCCAGAATGTATTGCCGGCATTTTGTTGCCTCACAAACCCTCCCTGCCATCTTGCGCCAAATGGTTCATTGGTGGCTGGCTGGAGGCATACGTCCACGCATCGCTGCGCCAACTACAAAATGATTTTCCGGTTGAAGTGAGTGTGGGGCTCCAGTACAAACAGCCAGGTTTAGGCATGAGTCTTGATTTGGATAATGCTATGATGTTTGGCTACCAGCTTTTCGCCTTATCTTGCATGGTATCGGATGGGAAGAACAGGAAAGGCACGGTAAAGGAACATCTTCTGGAAGTTTATGTCAGGGCCAGGCAGTTGGGCGGCGATGAAGCCCGGGTTGCGTTAGTTTGCTATTATGATAATGCTCGCTTGTTAGAACAGGAGCTAATGCGGAGTTGGGATGCGAAGGGAAAGATTCGGGTTTTTGGTAAGTCAGAACTGCCAGAGCTTTCCCGCCACTTGGCTGATTGGCTGCGCACTACCAATCTATGA
- a CDS encoding CRISPR-associated protein Csx14 produces the protein MAEALIATLGSEAQVVTIVLDLLAAAGHSVAVLRVIHTDARQEPTRSALARLRPEIAQYPHLDYREVAVTFSGEPLADIENELGAQATFATIYEEARRCKVAGHRLHICVAGGRKVMAVYGMTTAQLLFDEEDRLWHLVSFGALLAERRMHLQTEDRALLIPIPVLGWSDVPAALTEVGRADSAVVAVRAAQMRKQAQGAQRVVAFVEQTLTPKEREVARLGTLNPDWTYEQIALFLGKRPRTVDSQLQAVYRKLEEAFGIQGASRGAMMRMLGRYWREDLFRGSS, from the coding sequence ATGGCGGAGGCACTGATAGCCACACTTGGCAGCGAGGCACAAGTCGTGACAATTGTGCTTGATTTGCTGGCCGCCGCGGGGCATTCCGTCGCGGTACTCCGCGTTATTCACACCGATGCGCGCCAGGAGCCAACCCGCTCCGCGCTTGCTCGTCTGCGACCAGAGATCGCCCAGTATCCCCACCTGGATTACCGGGAGGTTGCGGTCACTTTTTCTGGCGAGCCGTTAGCCGATATTGAAAATGAACTGGGGGCGCAGGCGACTTTTGCCACCATTTACGAAGAGGCGCGCCGTTGCAAGGTGGCGGGACACCGGCTGCATATTTGCGTTGCCGGAGGGCGAAAGGTGATGGCCGTCTATGGTATGACGACGGCGCAACTGCTTTTTGACGAGGAGGACCGGTTGTGGCATCTGGTCTCTTTTGGCGCGTTGCTGGCGGAACGGCGAATGCACTTGCAAACGGAAGACAGGGCTTTGCTCATCCCGATTCCCGTCCTCGGTTGGAGTGATGTGCCTGCCGCACTGACGGAGGTGGGGCGGGCTGATTCGGCTGTTGTTGCCGTGCGGGCGGCGCAAATGAGAAAGCAGGCGCAAGGGGCGCAACGGGTAGTTGCTTTTGTTGAGCAGACATTAACGCCGAAGGAGCGCGAGGTGGCACGGCTGGGGACGCTGAATCCTGATTGGACTTATGAGCAGATTGCGCTCTTTTTGGGGAAGCGGCCGAGAACGGTGGATAGTCAGTTGCAGGCGGTTTATCGGAAGTTGGAGGAGGCTTTCGGTATCCAGGGGGCCAGCCGGGGGGCAATGATGCGGATGTTGGGCCGTTACTGGCGAGAGGATTTGTTTAGGGGAAGTTCCTGA
- a CDS encoding IS630 family transposase, whose product MTPYKYYIHLSGKEKQELRQLKSVGKTERRLADRARIVLWTNKRVAVAEIAIRLECHRSTVINWHRWFLQRRAAGQAATACLQDAPRPGRPVQRTPLQTAEIKAVVCERPALLEKPLSRFSLSEIRNWVIEAGIVPHLSLSTLWRLLHDDAIRPWLYRLWLFPRDPDFQVKAERVVDLYHRQWQGSPLGEQDYVISADEKSGLQVLERRHATVPPQPGQAGLLEFEYKRHGTVAYLAALDVFRAKVFGQVGDTTGIVPFGQLVDAVMQQEPYASASRVFWILDNGSSHHPHTSPVRLQAAYPNLVAVHLPTHASWLNFSFP is encoded by the coding sequence ATGACACCCTACAAGTATTATATCCATCTGAGCGGCAAGGAAAAACAAGAACTGCGTCAACTCAAAAGCGTCGGCAAAACAGAACGACGCCTCGCAGACCGGGCCCGTATTGTCTTGTGGACAAACAAGCGGGTTGCTGTTGCTGAGATTGCTATCCGTTTGGAATGCCATCGCAGTACGGTCATCAATTGGCATCGTTGGTTTTTACAAAGGCGGGCTGCTGGACAAGCAGCCACCGCCTGTCTGCAAGATGCCCCTCGTCCTGGTCGTCCCGTGCAGAGAACCCCCTTGCAGACAGCAGAAATCAAAGCGGTGGTCTGCGAGCGTCCGGCGCTACTGGAGAAACCATTGAGCCGTTTCTCGCTCAGTGAAATACGGAACTGGGTCATTGAAGCGGGCATCGTGCCGCACCTGAGTCTGAGTACCTTGTGGCGATTGCTCCATGACGATGCCATCCGCCCCTGGTTGTATCGTCTCTGGTTGTTTCCCCGCGACCCAGACTTCCAAGTCAAGGCCGAGCGAGTGGTGGACTTGTATCATCGCCAATGGCAAGGGTCTCCCTTAGGAGAGCAGGATTATGTCATCTCTGCCGACGAGAAGTCTGGCTTGCAGGTCTTGGAACGACGCCATGCAACCGTACCACCCCAACCCGGGCAGGCGGGGCTGCTTGAGTTTGAATACAAACGACATGGGACCGTCGCTTATCTGGCTGCCCTGGATGTTTTTCGGGCAAAGGTGTTTGGTCAGGTGGGGGATACAACAGGTATTGTCCCCTTTGGTCAACTGGTTGATGCGGTGATGCAGCAAGAACCCTATGCTTCCGCTTCCCGCGTTTTTTGGATTCTGGATAATGGTTCTTCCCATCATCCCCATACCTCTCCCGTCCGTTTGCAGGCCGCTTATCCCAATCTGGTTGCTGTCCACCTGCCCACTCATGCCAGTTGGCTTAACTTTAGTTTTCCGTAA
- a CDS encoding transposase, producing the protein MSERPIYRFLKAHPRTYANNQEATRRFVEGVHWLMRTGIQWRELPERYGNWNSIYKRFSRWEEHGIWAALHDHFVLDPDMESAIIDSTVIRTHMSAAGGAKKTALR; encoded by the coding sequence ATGAGCGAACGCCCGATATACAGGTTCTTAAAGGCACATCCACGTACCTACGCTAATAATCAAGAGGCCACCCGCCGTTTTGTAGAAGGTGTTCACTGGCTCATGCGAACAGGAATTCAGTGGCGCGAATTACCAGAGCGCTATGGTAACTGGAATAGCATTTATAAACGTTTTTCCCGCTGGGAAGAGCATGGTATTTGGGCAGCCTTGCACGACCATTTCGTGCTAGACCCGGATATGGAAAGTGCAATCATTGATAGCACCGTAATTCGTACTCATATGAGCGCGGCTGGTGGAGCAAAAAAAACGGCGCTCAGGTAG
- a CDS encoding IS5 family transposase: MGRSRGGFTTKIHVVVDALGNPLQYILTGGQRHDVTQAEALLEPYEFDRAIADKAYDSDELLAFISEKEAEAIIPPKSNRTEKRAYDKHAYKERHLVECFINKIKWYRRIFTRFEKLARRYMAFLHLAGAFIWLR; the protein is encoded by the coding sequence CTGGGTCGTAGTCGTGGTGGTTTTACTACCAAGATCCATGTTGTCGTCGATGCACTGGGTAATCCCTTACAGTACATCCTAACCGGTGGGCAACGACATGATGTGACTCAGGCCGAAGCCCTGCTGGAACCATATGAATTTGACCGGGCTATTGCCGATAAAGCATATGATTCTGACGAGTTGCTCGCCTTTATCTCCGAAAAAGAAGCGGAAGCGATTATCCCGCCCAAGTCCAATCGGACAGAAAAACGAGCATATGACAAGCATGCCTACAAAGAGCGTCATTTGGTCGAGTGCTTTATCAACAAAATCAAGTGGTATCGTCGGATTTTCACTCGTTTTGAAAAGTTAGCGCGACGATATATGGCTTTTTTGCACCTTGCCGGTGCTTTTATTTGGCTTCGTTGA